In a single window of the Phocoena sinus isolate mPhoSin1 chromosome 7, mPhoSin1.pri, whole genome shotgun sequence genome:
- the PRSS56 gene encoding serine protease 56: MLLALLLLLLPLPDPRSAHGHPLYTRVPPSTLQALSAQGTKVLQAAQRSAQWAVNRVVMEIQHRLHECRTPERPGPRAPLLQDPPEPGPCGERRPGAVNVTRAHGRIVGGSAAPPGAWPWLVRLQLGGQPLCGGVLVAASWVLTAAHCFAGAPNELLWTVTLAEGPRGEQAEEVPVNRILPHPKFDPRTFHNDLALVQLWTPVSPTGAARPVCLPQEPQEPPAGTACAIAGWGALFEDGPEAEAVREARVPLLSADTCRRALGPGLRPSSMLCAGYLAGGIDSCQGDSGGPLTCSEPGPRPREVLYGVTSWGDGCGEPGKPGVYTRVAVFKDWLQEQMSAARFSREPSCRELLAWDPSEEPLADAAPPCAFYAHLCPGPAGACARLAHQQCLQRRRRCELRSLAHTLLELLRGAQELFGPRPGARPLAPALARPAPSLRDPPRHLSREQRLHSGSRAAGTGFPKRRSEQRGEANGCPGLEPLWQKLAALQGTHAWILQVPAERLAMDFHEVLADLGSKTLTGLFRAWVWAGLGGRHVVFGGLVGLEPATLAQSLPRLLVQALQAFRLAALAEAEP; encoded by the exons ATGCTGCTGGCTTTGCTGCTGCTCCTGCTGCCCCTCCCAGACCCGCGGTCTGCCCACGGGCACCCACTGTACACGCGCGTGCCCCCCAGCACCCTGCAAG CTCTGTCAGCCCAGGGGACAAAAGTGTTGCAGGCTGCCCAGAGGAGCGCCCAGTGGGCAGTAAATCGGGTGGTGATGGAGATCCAGCACAGACTGCATGAGTGCCGAA CACCTGAGCGTCCCGGGCCTCGAGCCCCCCTCCTCCAGGATCCACCTGAGCCAG GGCCGTGTGGCGAGAGGCGCCCGGGCGCTGTCAACGTGACGCGGGCGCACGGCCGCATTGTGGGGGGCAGCGCGGCACCGCCAGGGGCCTGGCCCTGGCTGGTGAGGCTGCAACTCGGCGGGCAGCCTCTGTGCGGCGGCGTCCTGGTGGCGGCGTCCTGGGTGCTCACGGCGGCGCACTGCTTCGCGGG CGCCCCGAACGAGCTTCTGTGGACGGTGACGCTGGCCGAGGGGCCCCGGGGGGAGCAGGCGGAGGAGGTGCCGGTGAACCGCATCTTGCCCCACCCCAAG tttGACCCTCGGACCTTCCACAACGACCTGGCCCTGGTGCAGCTGTGGACGCCGGTGAGCCCGACAGGGGCGGCGCGCCCCGTGTGCCTGCCCCAAGAGCCCCAGGAGCCCCCCGCAGGCACTGCTTGCGCCATCGCGGGCTGGGGTGCCCTCTTCGAAG ATGGGCCTGAGGCTGAGGCGGTGagggaagcccgtgtgccccTGCTCAGCGCCGACACCTGCAGAAGGGCCCTGGGGCCAGGACTGCGCCCCAGCAGCATGCTCTGTGCCGGCTACCTGGCCGGCGGCATTGACTCGTGCCAG GGTGACTCTGGAGGCCCCCTGACCTGTTCTGAACCTGGCCCCCGCCCCAGGGAGGTCCTGTACGGAGTCACCTCCTGGGGGGACGGATGCGGGGagccagggaagcctggggtCTACACCCGTGTGGCTGTGTTCAAGGACTGGCTCCAGGAGCAGATGAGCG CCGCCCGCTTCAGCCGCGAGCCCAGCTGCAGGGAGCTTCTGGCTTGGGACCCGTCGGAGGAGCCGCTGGCAGACGCCGCCCCGCCCTGTGCCTTCTACGCCCACCTGTGCCCGGGGCCCGCGGGCGCCTGTGCGCGCCTGGCGCACCAGCAGTGCCTGCAGCGCCGGCGGCGATGTG AGCTGCGCTCGCTGGCGCACACCCTACTGGAGCTGCTGCGGGGCGCCCAGGAGCTGTTCGGCCCGCGCCCGGGGGCGCGGCCCCTGGCCCCGGCCCTGGCTCGGCCCGCTCCGTCGCTCCGGGATCCTCCCAGGCACCTCTCCCGCGAGCAGCGGCTGCACTCAG GATCGCGGGCGGCAGGCACTGGGTTCCCGAAGCGGAGGTCGGAGCAGCGCGGGGAAGCGAACG GCTGCCCTGGGCTGGAGCCCCTGTGGCAGAAGTTGGCTGCCCTCCAGGGCACCCATGCCTGGATCTTACAGGTCCCTGCCGAGCGCCTGGCCATGGACTTTCACGAG GTCCTGGCAGACCTGGGCTCCAAGACACTGACCGGGCTCTTCCGAGCCTGGGTTTGGGCAGGTCTGGGGGGCCGGCACGTGGTCTTCGGCGGCCTGGTGGGTCTGGAGCCAGCCACGCTGGCACAAAGCCTTCCCCGGTTGCTGGTGCAGGCCCTACAGGCCTTCCGCTTGGCAGCCCTGGCGGAGGCAGAGCCCTAG